The Esox lucius isolate fEsoLuc1 chromosome 20, fEsoLuc1.pri, whole genome shotgun sequence region AACGATGAGGATAGTGATCCCTCATGGTCCGAGCAGGACTCAGAATTCGACCCAGATGAGTTATCGGATTCTGGCAGTGGGGAATCCAGTGGGTCTTCCTACAGTCCTGTACGCACTCGGAACGCCAAGATGCGGCCGCCCAGGACCAAGCTGCCCCAGTCCAAGCTGCCCCTGGTCAAACCTTACTGTATCTTTTGTGCCACAGGGCCATATCATGACATGGACTTTCACTTGAGAGGTTGCCGTTTGAATGGCCTTACCTGCACTGAGTGCAGCTTAATCTTCCAAAATAGAAAAGCCCTGCAGAACCACAAAGTTTTGGTTCACGGAAAATCTCCCACTATGTGTGCCGTTTGTGGAAGAGGGCCATTTATTAATATCGATTTCCACTTCAGGAGCTGCTCTAGGGATTGGTTATTCCAATGCTCTGAGTGCAAAGTCCCATTACCTTCAGAAAAATCCCTGACAGACCATAATGTTCGCTATCACAGTGCCCCATCCAAGCCCTCTGATggtatctgtgtgttttgtggcgGTGGACCATTCACAAGTCTTGACCTCCACATGAGTACCTGCTCTAAGCAGAAGGGCTTACAATGCTCTGTGTGCCAAGTTTTCTTTCCTACTGAATTGGTCCTGGCTGAACACATGGTTAGCTATCACAGTACCCCTTCCCAAGTCCAGAGCACAAACTCAGACACCTCTGATGGCAAAGGTACCTGTGTTCATTGTGGCAGAGGGCCATTCACTAGTCTGGACATTCATTTGAGGACCTGCTCTAAGAAGAAATGCATCCAATGTTCTTTATGCAAGCTTTTCTTCCCTTGTGATGTCTTGGCCGACCACATGATTTCTCATCACAGTACCAAATCTAAAGTTCAGAGCCCAGTCACAGAAACCCCTGACCAAAATACCTGCAGCCGTTGTGGCATGGGGCCATTTAACAATCTGGACAACCATATGAGGACCTGCTCTCAGAAGAAGTGCATCCAGTGTTCTGTATGcaagcttttcttttctggtGATGTCCTGGCTGACCACATGATTTCCTATCACAGTACCAAAAGCCAGAGTCCAGTGGCTGAGTCCCCTGACAAAGGTGTATGTGTCCATTGTGGCAGAGGGCCATTCACTAGTCTGGAACATCACATGAGGTATTGCAATAAGCAAAATAGCATCCAATGCTCTATGTGCAAAGCGAGCTTTCTTACAGAGGGCAGACTAGTGAACCATATTGTTTCGACTCACACCGACAAACTGGTGACCCAACCTGTTGGGTCCCCAGTTCCAGCATTGCCCTACGTACCAAAGGCTATCTCCACAACTTTAGGACAGCAGAGCCCCTGTAGCCCCACCCTAATGTGTTATAGTAGCGGAGTCAAGGAGCTGAAACAACTGGCCCCAGTCCCAGTGGCTGGTCAGGGCCCCAGTGCCGTTGGCCAGCTAACGCCTACTGCACTGTCTACTGTGTCTTTGCCTAGAATAATGCTGTCTACCACATCATCCTCCCCATTGTTTCCCAACCCAGCTGTCCCTGTGATGGCCACTTTGGTCTTGGACAACAACTGTGGTGGTCCAGGGAAAATTGCCAGACTGGTGCCAATGGTCCAACAGATGAATCCTCCCCAACTGCAGGTTATAGCCGccacacagactaacacagcGAAGGCCCTCGGGCAGTTCTTTAACTATTTGCAAGAGGACTTCCGTCAGACAAAATCTGTCCAACAACAGTTAGCCCTGCCCACGGCCCCATCCACGGACCTTATCAGATCCTCAATCACCCCATCCCCTAGACCCGTTTCAGTTGTGGCGCCGGGGCTAATCACAGCGATCAGGCTGTCCCCGttccccaccctccccccaGGTCAGACTTTAGCCACTGCTGTTCCCCCTGCCCCGGCCCCTCTCAGCATCATGTACATGTTTGTGAACAGAAGTAGGGAGCTGGCCCTGGAAAAACGCATGATGATGAGCTGGCGTTCCAAGGGCGTCTACACATGCCGACAGTGTGGCGTGGTCTCGCGACAGCCCTCGCTCAGTGTGAAGCACCGCTACCTCCATCGGGGATCCCGGCAGTACCGCTGCCACTGCGGCAGATCGTTCCTGCGACGGATGCACCTCCTGCGCCACTACCTCCTGCACGCCCAGGACACACGCTACATATGCACTGCCTGCGGGGAGACTTTTGATGGGGCAAGGGGCCTCACACAGCACTTGATTGTAACTTCTAAAACCACTAACTGTTCAGGTGACGGCAGAACTTTACAAACAAAAAAGGAGTGCCGGATGCCCTTCACCTGTcactgtggacaggtgttttgtAGGCCTGCAGCGTTTCTCTGGCACAAACTGAAAAGCACCCAAAGGACTTAACACTGGAATGGGCCATATTCAATGCATTGGTTTCTTTCATGATCCACGCTGGCAGGAGAACGTAATCTTTTACTGTGTTTAAGGGGTTTAAAACATTGCAGTTTGTATGAGTTGTATgggttcattattattttttactttgagtGAATAATTCTGTTCTGTATGTGGAGTGCAATACATGCAAGTACTGCACAATATGTTCTGATTTTCACTAAATACTTCCAAAAATACAAtcatattaaaatatttcacttGAGTTGTCtttataacatatttttatattagaaAGAATAACATGCTTGAAATATAATTCATAGTTATAATGTCCTCTTTAATTATTGGGAAAGTGAAGCATTTGTTATTGAGCTCTATAGTTTTGATTTTGTTGTATTTCACCATGCTGTACCTATTTCAGAATTCATTACCAGTCACAATATCAATGAAGGTGAGTGAGCCAGTTGCAGCCATACAGACCCAAGCCATAATACATGACTTTAAAAGCACTTGTTTTTCTAGACTTCTGAATTAATTCTACAGCTGCAGTCACATCAATGAAAGACAAGTGAGATTTCTGTGGGAGCCACACATGCCCAAACCATAACACTATCCCAAATACTTTTTGCTTTCTGGTGGTATGCTACAGATCTTTGGGAGTGACTTTTTTTCTCGACATATTCCTCTTGCCATCATTCTGAAACATGTTAATCTTTGCCtcatctgtttaaaatacctctGTAGGTTCTTAGGTACTTTTTTAGCAAACTGTAACTGGGCCATGCTGTTTTTGAGGCCCAGTAGTGTTTCACATCCTGCAGACCAGCCTCTCTAGTTCTGCTGCTGAAGTCTTCTGCAGATActagtggctgacacatccatgcCTGTCATGTGGAAAGTGTTCCTTATCTGTCTTTTAAATATAGAGCCCCATCAAAATCCTTCACTGTCCCAATAGTTATGGAGGTCACTGTATCTAAATACATTCATACTTCAAAACAGATTATGACTTTACAGGTAGAACTATTTACAAACCTCACCTCAGTGGCTTTTAATTGTCTAGAATTCCAGATGTTTGCAAAGcatgcatttaataatgtacaaaagaaatgctgtagtccttttttagtttttcttcagAGTAATACTTTGTAATCTGACATTAATGGTCCTCACGTTGAGGATTTACATACCTTTACTCCAGTTAATGCAGATGTTGAAGTTCAGTTTAAATATGACCAAATGAATAGTTCACACAATGGTTATTTGGTAATGCCCCAGAACTGTGGACTTCATAAGCCTCAAGTGTTGGAGTGGAGTAAAGCACGTGTAAAAATTATGTGGATTCACAAAGTGAATGATAAATTAAGCATTAGGTCAATGTACTGAACCTTCATTTAAACATCATTATACAGTCACTATCACTCCTGTGTACAAACTATTATTATTCATCTGTAACTAGTTGAAATACAATGTTAGCAGATCTTTGTTGAAGTTGTTGGACTTCATTATTCATACAGCATATACAACAAGACATGACTGTCGTCTTGTCATTCATGTCTATGAATTGTGTTTGATTGTCATACATGTACTTATCCATTAGAGGGAGCTACCACATCAAAATGACGTGGTCTCCCTGAACTTTATTAGGCAACACTATTGTTGTGACTGACAGCTTCCCCCATACAATAATCCTAATAACAACAATGTATGTCTTAACAGTCTTGATTAGTTATATGCAAAACAGTCTTACATTCAGTCCACTTTCATAACTTTCCCCAGTACCCTAAGGAAGGTTAGAGTTGGTAGGGGGACCGGCAGCCCTTGAGACAGCCGCTGACCATAGGCTTTGTCCCACAGATTGAGGTTGCATGACTGAATTGGAATTGTAAGTGGCCAGAGctgtacattatacaagtgTCCTGCAGCTTTGCATTATATTTTCTGTCAGAAATATAATGCATAATAAAATAACTGTTGTGTTTTTAACTGTTTTGATTATGAATGACAGACACTTTGAGCAAGGCTGTCAATAATGACAGTCAAAAGTTCCTCtaccaattacatttttgttaaactTTGTTACCTCTcataacaatgtgtttttttctaaaataCTCCAATGAAATTTAACACTCACAGCATTAGTAAGAGGTCATCCTTAAGTGTATTTTGTGAGCCATCAGAGAGTGAACCCTTAGCCACTCTTTCTGTTAAAACACAAGCTACAGAACCAGAGGCCATGTCACTGTAGTCCTTGATTCAGATTAACACAATACTTTTTGTACattaaatctgaaaataaacCAGAGACCCTGCTGCTGTAAAAGTTAAGGTATTGTCTTTGGGAGTACAAGTAATTATTTCGGTCCATTCAGGCATTGGGTCAGAAGATGATGCCTGTTTTTGTCCTGCAGTTTTGGGAGGGAGAGTATTCCCATCCTGGTCTGTTGGAAATTACAGACGAGGCTGGTGgcatccaccaccaccacacagctACAAGTCACCtgcagagatggacagagaaccATTAGAATCTATAGCCCAGCATAATTAATGTCTCATAGGTATAATTTGCTTGCAAAATGGTCTAGGCATGCTGCTGAACAGGCTACAGACACCTGAATTTGTGTAACTATCAGGTCTAAATCTCACggttgtgtttgtatttcacGTAATGATGAAAAACTATTCTCATTTGTAATGATGACCTGTCATAGAATTGCAAATGAATAGGAAGAAtcagaaaaatatttcaaaattacaTAGAGCAAGATGTCCAGCTTCAGCCGGTGCATTGATCATATATCTCCTTGGATAGTTTGTTTTTGAAGGAGAGGTTTCATGAAAGTGTTTTAAGTCTTTTGCTATTTGTTTCACTCCCTTGTGGTGGAGAACTGAAAATTATGATTTATGAAGCCCCAGAGGCgacattaagaaaaatatattttcagtgaaCTAAGTTATTATTTTGAAGAATAAACGAATAGAAGGTATACAGCTCACTTCATTCAAAGTGACGTCACACTCACTCTGGTCGGTTCACCGGACATGGGTAGAAGGGATACAGCTTGTGTCAAACTGGTATCTCATTGGCGTAAGCATGCCAAGCTATGTATTGGGAATTCAGTGTTCAGAATCATTCCGTTTTCCTTTCCACTGTAACATGTAGACGTTAACGTTGTTTGAGTGAAAAATACAGTCATGTAATGTGATTTAGCGGTCACTCTGATCTTGGCTACACTACCATTTAGTGTAGACAGCCACATTGCTCCAGCAAGCGGGAGGGAAGACACATCCCAGGTGGATTTTACAGATATTCCAGTGGTTAcctttttgtttggtttgtggTTGTGCCTGAATGTGACCTCTTATGTAAGGGCAGGATGAAACAAGTAACATCTCTGAGTAATGGAGGTTGTGGCTGGCCAAACTACCCCTGATATCTGTGTTGTGGTTGTATTACCTTATTTCAGGGTTATGGGTAGGTTGCAATTCTGTCCTGTTCTGAGGGTTGCGGTGGTGCAGGGCCTGTGCCAGCAGCTCCATGGTTTGTTGGAAGCAGTGTCCCAGCTCGTCTAACTTCTGCTCCATGGAGATGATGCGCTGCTCCAGCTCCCGATATGAGTTATTCCAGTTGGCACTCAGGTCGCACATGATCATCTGCATCTGTTCAACATTAATCAACCGAACAAACAGTCAATCCATTCATCCCAATTTTAGATACTTTTTGCTTTCTGTAGTTATTTTTCATAGCAACACAAGTGTGTCCAACATTCCAGTAATAAAATTTAAATCAACCCGAGATGAGCTGAGTTTGTTTGTAGCGACTCCTTGGTGGGAAACAATTCCCAAGGGTgttgaaaaaatacataaagGAGGTTAGAGGCCCCAAATGGCATTTCAGTGTGGATATTCAAGGCATCTGCCATATTAATGAAGTCAAGTGGGTAGGGCTTAATCTTTCCTGGTGGCTTCGGTCATCTGGTTGGGACTTTAAACTTAATTGACTGATGCTTCCTGTTGAGTTGAGCAAGGAATTTGGATGTCCCACCCacttgactacattaaaatggtggATGTCTCTAAGGGGGTTGTCATGCCCTCCACAAtgagatatacagctctggaaaaaaaattaagagaccactgcaaaattttcagtttctctggttttactattcataggtatgtgtttgagtaaaatggacaattttgttttattctatgaactagtgacaacattacacccaaattcgaaataaaaatatagcctgtttcgaaccgtcttCGCCGTGCACTTCATCCCAGCTGCTGTTGGCCATTCTTAGATTCTTAGATtttgttcaggtaatcaccaaatcagtacctcattaagtaaaatgaggtgtgcctttgtaggaatttaacagacactggaatggaatggctgccatacatgtagagatggtgagtggtctcttaattctttccagagctgtatatatatatatataccgatcagccataacattatgaccacttgccaaatattgtgtaggtcccccttttgccactaaaacagccctgacccatcgaggtaTGGACTcctctagacctctgaaggtgtgctgtggtatctggcaccaatacgttagcagcagatcctttaagtcctgtaagttgtgaggtggggcctccatggatcggacctgtttgtccagcacatcctacagatgctcgattggattgagatctgggaaatttggaggccaagtcaacaccttgaactcgttgttgtgttcctcaaaccattcctgaaccatttttgctttttggcagggtgcattatcctgctgaaagaggccaatgccatcagggaatactgttgccgtGAAAGAGTGCACattgtctgcaacaatgctcaggtaggtggtacatccacatgaatggcaagacccaaggtttcccagcagaacattgcccaaagcatcacactgtctccgCCAAATTTTTTCCATagtgcattctggtgccatgtgttctccaggtaagcgacacacacacacccagtccatgtgaaaaagaaaacgtgattcatcagaccagacaaccTTCTTCAATTGCTCTGTggttcagttctgatgctcacgtgccaaTTGTatgcgctttcagcagtggatgTGTCagtatgggcaccctgactggtctgcggctatgcagccccatatgcaacaaactgcgttgcactgtgtgttcagacacctttctatcagtaccagcattaaccttttcagcaatttgagctatagtCGCTTGACTGTTGGATCAGACAACATAGGCCAGCCTTccctccccacatgcatcaatgagccttgccCGCCCATGACCccgtcgccggttcaccgcttttctttcctaggaccacttttgataggtactgaccactgcagaccgggaacaccccacaagggctgctgtTTTGCacatgctctgacccagtcatctagccatcacaatttggccattgtcaaagtcgcttagatccttacacttgcccatttttcctgcttctaacatcaactttgaggacagaatgttcacttgctgcctaatatatcccacccaccaacaggtgccatgataactagatcatcagtgtaattcactgtGAACTCCTTGTGCACTTACAGACCTTTTTAGTGTTTaccatgaaatctttatttaatcagaactTTTCTTTTATCCGACATAACAGGTTGTAACTAGTGCATGTGCAAAAATAGGTGAACCCCAAGTTGCATTGGTTAAATCAATTAGGGAATGGAATCAGGTGACTAATCGGTACCAAATAAACCAATCAAATGAGGTCTTTACGAAAGACACAGCTgataaatagaaatagaatccATGTTAGAAAGGTGTTTACAATACAAGTTAATGCAAAACACTATTCCAAGAGAAAATGTGATCTCTGAGGACAGCAGGATGAAGGTAATGAGAACACATCAGTCTTGGGAATGCTCTACCACCATCTCAAAAAGATTTGAGTTCCATCAGCAAAACTATGAGGCAAATAACgagcatttaacatgacagcaacttGGCCTAGAAATGGATGTCtttccaaaatatccccaagagccacaagaaaaattatatatCAGGTAAATGCCCTGCCAAACATAACATTGGGAGAATTGCAGACCTCCCTTGCGGCATCTGAGGTTACTGTGCatgcttcaacaataagaaCAACACTGAATAGAAATGGCATTCATGGGAGGTTTGCTAAGAAGAAATCTCTGCAGTCTAAAAAGAACCAAACTGCCTGTTTTAATTTTAGTAGAGACCACATAGACAAACCTGAATGTTTCTGGAAGTCaattctctggacagatgagtcccAAATTGACTTTTTTGGTCTTGCTGCCTACCACCATAAGAACCTTCTCAcaactgtcaagcatggtggtggaaatgtcaagatctggggctgcttttcttcCTCTGGACCTGGTCAACTTGCACATAAGGGGGTCATGAATTCTGAGGCATACCATAAGATTCTTGGAAAGAAAACTCATACTATCAGTCAAGAAGCAAAGATCGGCCAAAAATGGGCCTTCCAACAAGATGATCCAAAGCATTCAAGCAAATATACCAATGAATGGCTCAGGAGATAGTTGTGTGTTGGATTGGCCAATCAAAGTCCTGATCTTAATCCatgctgtggcaggacctgaCATGGGCAGTACATGTCAGACACCCTTAAACCTCACTGAGTTCTATAAGGAGGAGTGAGCAAAAACCCCAAGAAAAAAGTCAGAGACTTATAAGTGGCTATAAGAGATGTTTATCCCAAgttgttgctgataatggacaCAAGGTATTGAATGAAGGGGTTCACATATTGTTGTTCACAttacatctgactttttaaGTAAAACACTTTTGTTTAATAGAAAATTATATTGTATACTTTTGTTTCTGTCCTTTATTTGGAATATCTTTATTACGAATTGGGGTTTAGATAAAGATTTTGAATTTacttaaatattttatacaaaaatacCAACCATCCCTATGGgtttcacatactttcaagtaGCACTGTACATGCTATATTGGGAACTATATAGGGATGCATATTTATCGACAGTGCTGTGAGAAAATAAGTTCCCCACCTGAGATGTAC contains the following coding sequences:
- the si:dkey-79d12.4 gene encoding uncharacterized protein si:dkey-79d12.4 isoform X1; its protein translation is MAAEGLMQETVGAEVELLEDVNNAYKQSPMDIPRFSVPLPFSMPDDSSDDDCDLPENSVSAYGMHSMELGGKCWECGVQFKSSQELIDHFESHRDKVSTSCNICQVTFSRTISLAMHLVNAHQNSVLLCLSCQQHFRNLWELNKHVGMHLFNKLFNSTLEDISNNSSNGGDEILKRCYSLPSAVALDHDYNSNDSLNDSEVTIKEQYPLKSSVAMEQEVKSNGGLNNSEDILNEHYTLPSTVAIKHEDMTNNGLNFSEKIVNRQFTLPSAVALDHDYNSNYSLKCGEASLSKGPCTLSPAVSLKREEDSTNGLNNSEETLNGHNFLPSAVGLDHTYSIESNMSSSKTRLRHEESDEKEEPEEQKEDIKPDPSTLTPSPRVQVKPERELELDGAPLQWDEWMSDGEGDQSENAESAGESGSDCLTETSGGKENVGNGSGLIEEKEMRTEYAGKTNVTRSEKQDTDAETTNDEDSDPSWSEQDSEFDPDELSDSGSGESSGSSYSPVRTRNAKMRPPRTKLPQSKLPLVKPYCIFCATGPYHDMDFHLRGCRLNGLTCTECSLIFQNRKALQNHKVLVHGKSPTMCAVCGRGPFINIDFHFRSCSRDWLFQCSECKVPLPSEKSLTDHNVRYHSAPSKPSDGICVFCGGGPFTSLDLHMSTCSKQKGLQCSVCQVFFPTELVLAEHMVSYHSTPSQVQSTNSDTSDGKGTCVHCGRGPFTSLDIHLRTCSKKKCIQCSLCKLFFPCDVLADHMISHHSTKSKVQSPVTETPDQNTCSRCGMGPFNNLDNHMRTCSQKKCIQCSVCKLFFSGDVLADHMISYHSTKSQSPVAESPDKGVCVHCGRGPFTSLEHHMRYCNKQNSIQCSMCKASFLTEGRLVNHIVSTHTDKLVTQPVGSPVPALPYVPKAISTTLGQQSPCSPTLMCYSSGVKELKQLAPVPVAGQGPSAVGQLTPTALSTVSLPRIMLSTTSSSPLFPNPAVPVMATLVLDNNCGGPGKIARLVPMVQQMNPPQLQVIAATQTNTAKALGQFFNYLQEDFRQTKSVQQQLALPTAPSTDLIRSSITPSPRPVSVVAPGLITAIRLSPFPTLPPGQTLATAVPPAPAPLSIMYMFVNRSRELALEKRMMMSWRSKGVYTCRQCGVVSRQPSLSVKHRYLHRGSRQYRCHCGRSFLRRMHLLRHYLLHAQDTRYICTACGETFDGARGLTQHLIVTSKTTNCSGDGRTLQTKKECRMPFTCHCGQVFCRPAAFLWHKLKSTQRT